A genomic window from Flavobacterium phycosphaerae includes:
- a CDS encoding low molecular weight protein-tyrosine-phosphatase, which yields MSVKILMVCLGNICRSPLAEGLLASKLPKDKFFVDSAGTGAYHIGKQPDQRSILVAKKHGLDITFQKARQFSSRDFEDFDYIYVMDSSNYDNVIELAKNEEHKAKVDMILNHLFPGENVDVPDPYFGLQNGFDMVYEMLNETCDILAKKLIEKHS from the coding sequence ATGTCCGTTAAAATTTTAATGGTTTGCTTAGGAAATATTTGTCGATCTCCATTGGCAGAAGGCTTACTAGCGTCAAAACTTCCAAAAGATAAATTCTTTGTAGATTCAGCCGGAACCGGTGCTTATCATATTGGCAAACAGCCGGACCAACGTTCTATTCTGGTAGCAAAAAAACATGGTTTAGACATTACCTTTCAAAAAGCCAGACAGTTTTCCTCCAGAGATTTTGAAGATTTTGATTATATCTATGTGATGGACAGTTCCAACTACGATAATGTGATTGAACTAGCCAAAAATGAAGAACATAAAGCCAAAGTAGACATGATATTAAACCATCTTTTCCCCGGAGAAAATGTTGATGTCCCTGATCCTTATTTTGGATTACAAAATGGTTTTGACATGGTCTACGAAATGCTGAATGAAACCTGTGATATTTTGGCCAAAAAATTAATCGAAAAACATTCATGA